In the genome of Leptolyngbya sp. CCY15150, one region contains:
- a CDS encoding metallophosphoesterase: MGWRRVWLGLVGFLLTVSLSCAQAQTPVQSAAPGSESPAPELSVPQEESPDLAMALPSSTVAIAATAGPAGLYDPPRGDVRLAVISDLNSAYGSTDYDPEVDKAIELLPFWQPDLVVCSGDMIAGQSLSLSADQVRRMWDAFDAHVAAPLRTMGLPFGFTVGNHDASASQSSSGGFTFQQERDLAQAYWQQPNQASGLNFQAQDDFPFYYSFVQNDIFFLAWDGSSSRIPADKLAWVERELASPAAQQANLRIMLGHLPLYAVAEGRNQPGEVMDNADELRQMMERHNVHTYISGHHHAYYPAHKGNLQLLHTGLLGSGPRSLLDQPQRSPKTLTVVDITFDAPEPTTYTTYDIQTLAQVENAQLPRLLTGHNGMVMRRDVAWDDLSTTELSFCEQRLGAARCGR, translated from the coding sequence ATGGGTTGGCGGCGCGTTTGGTTGGGCCTAGTCGGATTCTTGCTGACCGTTAGTTTATCCTGTGCGCAAGCCCAGACTCCAGTACAGTCGGCTGCTCCAGGGTCTGAGAGTCCAGCTCCGGAGCTGTCAGTGCCGCAGGAGGAATCTCCCGATTTGGCCATGGCTCTGCCGTCGTCTACGGTGGCGATCGCAGCTACGGCTGGCCCAGCGGGATTGTATGACCCACCTCGGGGAGATGTGCGCTTGGCGGTGATCAGCGATTTGAACAGTGCCTACGGTTCCACAGACTACGACCCAGAGGTTGATAAGGCTATCGAACTACTGCCGTTCTGGCAGCCTGATCTGGTGGTTTGCAGCGGCGATATGATTGCTGGGCAAAGCCTGAGCCTCAGTGCCGACCAAGTTCGGCGTATGTGGGATGCTTTTGATGCCCATGTGGCGGCCCCTCTGCGCACCATGGGGTTACCGTTTGGCTTCACCGTGGGCAATCATGATGCCTCGGCTTCTCAGTCATCCAGCGGCGGCTTTACCTTCCAGCAGGAGCGGGATCTAGCCCAGGCCTATTGGCAGCAACCTAATCAGGCCTCGGGTTTAAACTTCCAAGCTCAGGATGACTTTCCGTTCTACTACAGCTTTGTGCAAAACGATATTTTCTTCTTGGCCTGGGATGGATCCTCCAGCCGAATTCCGGCGGACAAGCTGGCCTGGGTGGAGCGAGAATTAGCCAGTCCAGCAGCTCAGCAAGCCAACCTGCGGATTATGCTGGGGCATCTACCGCTCTATGCCGTGGCGGAGGGCCGGAACCAGCCCGGTGAGGTGATGGACAATGCCGACGAGCTGCGACAGATGATGGAGCGCCATAACGTGCATACCTACATCAGCGGCCACCATCATGCCTACTACCCGGCCCATAAGGGCAATCTGCAGCTCCTGCATACGGGCCTGCTGGGTTCGGGGCCGCGATCGCTCCTCGATCAGCCTCAGCGATCGCCTAAGACTCTGACGGTGGTGGATATTACCTTCGATGCACCGGAGCCTACGACCTATACCACCTATGATATTCAAACCCTGGCCCAAGTTGAGAATGCCCAACTGCCTCGATTGTTGACGGGACATAACGGTATGGTGATGCGTCGGGATGTGGCTTGGGATGATTTATCAACGACTGAGTTATCCTTCTGTGAGCAACGTTTAGGGGCAGCGCGTTGCGGTCGGTAG
- a CDS encoding PAS domain S-box protein, which yields MSTLRRNLVISPTSINIVVADSTPSIGQDLLSCLVELGYGPQRIQLIQDLDRALEAGTVDVLLLSVQWLEQGLDLQAIAPVPVISFGSDQERSRAYEAGSIDYLTLPFSSAELQAKLHIHIQHQAMAAQLRQQQQRHYQQEERWRLLMKGTGDGIFDWDITTGQVMMTARWMSMLGYMEGEFVGTFTTWTDLLHPDDRDRTLAAQRAYIDHQSPDYQHEFRLRCADGSYKWILARGQAVWDESGCPVRMVGWHQDISDRKQLELALQASKAQLSDILNSIGASIGSFRYYDDGSWETVYHSLGCVAVFGYPLAIFPAEKWLSCIVPEDAETFIPQLLTTIRQEQGSTFEYRYRHPDGSIRWISDTITSRRDEIESCWIVTMVGIDISDRRRAEQAQRDSEARFRAIFEAAQIGIVVGTAPDYWLSFTNPCFLNLLGYSAEELATYHCFNISYPDDLPAEHQLFDECLAGQRDGYQLEKRFICKDGHIIWTHVIVSMVRDVQGQIQAAIALVEDISDRKRADLALQESETRFRDLIEQTSDWVWQTDADDRFTYVSPQVEQILGYAPDQVLGLTTFDFMEPLERDRVRSILRPYMEQTQSFTGVEKTLIHQSGRLVTLETSGSPILDAQNGLLGYRGIARDITERKQAELKLQLAKQEAEAANVAKSQFLASMSHELRTPLNAILGFAQVMGYDTQLSADHRNFVQTILRSGEHLLELINEVLDLSKIEAGHMSLEYSTLNLPDFIRTSCEMLYQQADMKGLSLHFDIAEDTPSHIITDAHKLRQVLINLLGNAIKFTEQGQIFLRVAATVHPHCDRQQLTQVILTFEVEDTGIGIAPEYQAKIFEAFEQVSDGSKCAGGTGLGLTISRRLLDLLGGQITLDSQPQRGSLFRFSIPVRLATSADLEQILPSSVVIGVAPDQPTYRILVVDDQDDNCQFLIQTLSIIGFETQAADRGEAAIALWKQWQPHLILMDINMPGVDGYAATRHIRRVEQTKGVDQHSGQTICPTRILAMSASAFDRDRTYALAVGCDDFLTKPIQLQTLFHKIAALIPVRYVFSQTMDIAPAPLAVSSDQLCAMPREWVEELYRRAMLCDSTHIDQLLKQIPAHHRLLQEGLQSYNDMSRLDIILDLADACLRINQS from the coding sequence TTGAGTACCTTGCGACGTAATTTGGTTATCTCTCCCACATCTATCAATATTGTAGTTGCTGATAGTACTCCATCTATCGGACAGGATCTGTTGTCCTGTTTGGTGGAACTGGGCTATGGGCCCCAGCGGATACAGCTTATCCAAGATCTGGACAGGGCGTTAGAGGCGGGTACGGTTGACGTATTGTTGCTGTCTGTTCAGTGGTTGGAGCAGGGGCTCGATCTGCAGGCGATCGCTCCTGTTCCTGTGATTTCGTTTGGTTCTGATCAGGAGCGATCGCGGGCCTATGAAGCTGGCAGTATAGACTATCTAACGCTCCCGTTTAGTTCTGCAGAGCTTCAGGCTAAGCTACATATCCACATCCAGCACCAAGCTATGGCAGCTCAGTTGCGCCAACAGCAGCAGCGGCACTACCAACAGGAAGAACGCTGGCGGCTGTTGATGAAAGGCACCGGAGACGGCATTTTTGACTGGGATATCACCACAGGACAGGTGATGATGACAGCCCGCTGGATGTCCATGTTGGGCTACATGGAAGGGGAGTTTGTTGGGACGTTTACCACCTGGACAGATTTGCTGCATCCCGACGATCGCGATCGCACCCTAGCTGCCCAGCGGGCCTATATCGATCACCAAAGTCCAGACTACCAGCATGAATTTCGGCTACGGTGCGCGGATGGTAGCTATAAGTGGATTTTGGCCCGGGGGCAGGCGGTCTGGGATGAGTCTGGCTGTCCAGTGCGCATGGTGGGGTGGCATCAAGATATTAGCGATCGCAAGCAGCTTGAGCTAGCTCTACAGGCTTCAAAGGCTCAGCTCAGTGATATCCTCAATAGTATTGGTGCCTCTATTGGTAGCTTTCGCTACTACGATGACGGTTCATGGGAAACGGTGTATCATTCCCTGGGCTGTGTTGCCGTATTTGGCTATCCCCTAGCGATTTTCCCAGCCGAAAAATGGCTGTCCTGCATCGTACCCGAGGATGCGGAAACCTTTATCCCCCAACTACTCACAACGATTCGGCAGGAGCAAGGCAGTACCTTTGAATACCGCTATCGCCATCCCGATGGTTCCATTCGCTGGATCTCAGACACCATCACCTCTCGGCGCGATGAGATAGAATCCTGCTGGATTGTGACAATGGTGGGGATTGATATTAGCGATCGCCGTCGAGCGGAGCAGGCGCAGCGCGATAGTGAAGCACGCTTTCGGGCCATTTTTGAAGCGGCCCAAATTGGTATCGTGGTGGGTACTGCGCCAGACTATTGGCTATCGTTTACCAATCCTTGCTTTTTAAACCTGTTAGGCTACAGTGCTGAGGAGTTAGCCACCTATCACTGTTTTAATATTTCTTATCCAGATGATTTGCCGGCTGAGCATCAACTCTTCGATGAATGTCTGGCAGGGCAGCGAGACGGCTATCAACTGGAAAAACGATTTATCTGTAAAGATGGTCATATTATCTGGACGCATGTGATTGTGTCGATGGTGCGGGATGTCCAGGGGCAGATCCAGGCTGCGATCGCCTTGGTGGAAGACATCAGCGATCGCAAACGGGCCGATCTGGCGCTGCAGGAAAGTGAAACCCGTTTCCGTGACTTAATTGAGCAAACCTCTGACTGGGTTTGGCAAACCGATGCGGATGATCGATTTACCTACGTCAGTCCCCAGGTGGAGCAGATTCTCGGCTATGCTCCGGATCAAGTGCTAGGGCTGACGACCTTTGACTTTATGGAACCCCTAGAGCGCGATCGGGTGCGATCGATTCTGCGCCCCTACATGGAGCAGACCCAGTCTTTTACGGGGGTAGAGAAAACGCTTATTCATCAATCGGGTAGGCTGGTGACCTTAGAAACGAGCGGTTCACCCATTCTGGATGCCCAGAATGGCCTGTTGGGCTATCGCGGCATCGCTCGGGATATTACAGAACGCAAGCAGGCTGAACTTAAATTACAACTGGCTAAACAAGAGGCAGAAGCAGCCAACGTAGCCAAGAGCCAGTTTTTGGCAAGCATGAGCCATGAACTGCGGACGCCGCTCAACGCTATTTTAGGATTTGCTCAGGTGATGGGATACGATACGCAACTGTCTGCCGATCATCGTAATTTTGTGCAAACGATTTTACGCAGTGGGGAGCATTTGCTAGAGTTGATCAATGAGGTGTTAGACTTATCCAAAATTGAAGCAGGGCATATGTCCCTTGAGTACAGTACGCTCAATCTTCCAGATTTTATCCGAACAAGCTGTGAGATGCTCTACCAACAGGCGGATATGAAAGGTCTGTCGCTCCACTTCGACATTGCAGAGGATACGCCTAGCCATATTATTACCGATGCGCACAAGCTGCGTCAGGTGCTCATTAATCTATTGGGCAATGCCATTAAGTTTACAGAACAGGGACAGATTTTTCTACGGGTTGCAGCTACTGTCCATCCCCATTGCGATCGCCAACAGTTGACCCAGGTTATTCTGACGTTTGAGGTTGAAGACACAGGCATTGGTATTGCACCTGAATATCAAGCCAAGATTTTTGAAGCTTTTGAGCAAGTGTCGGATGGTTCAAAATGTGCTGGTGGCACGGGGCTAGGGCTGACGATCAGCCGCCGCCTGTTAGACTTATTGGGCGGTCAGATTACCCTAGATAGCCAACCTCAGCGGGGAAGCCTCTTCCGCTTTTCTATTCCAGTGCGCCTTGCCACCTCGGCAGATCTTGAGCAGATCCTGCCGAGCAGTGTGGTGATTGGCGTTGCGCCCGATCAGCCAACCTACCGAATTTTGGTGGTGGATGATCAGGACGATAATTGTCAATTTTTGATTCAAACCCTGAGCATCATTGGCTTTGAGACCCAGGCTGCAGATCGAGGCGAGGCAGCGATCGCCCTGTGGAAGCAGTGGCAACCCCATTTGATTTTGATGGATATCAACATGCCGGGAGTGGATGGCTATGCGGCAACTCGTCATATTCGTAGGGTGGAACAGACTAAAGGCGTTGATCAACATTCCGGTCAAACCATCTGCCCAACGCGCATTTTGGCCATGTCGGCTAGTGCCTTTGATCGCGATCGCACCTATGCCCTAGCGGTGGGATGTGATGACTTTTTGACGAAGCCGATTCAACTGCAGACGTTGTTTCA